CACGGATCAGGTTGACCAGCTGGAACAGGCGGTCGGCTTTGCGCATGGGCGGTCTTGGTTGTGTAGAGCCGAGCCCATGCTCGGCTGCCAGGCCGATCAGCCGAGCGTGGGCTCGGCTCTACAGAGATCGGCGGTCACGCGGTCAATCCACCACGCGGCAGAACACGGCCTTCAGGTAACGCGATTCCTGCACGTGGGCCATGAACGGATGGTCCGGACCGGCGCCGGCCACCTTCAGGATCTGGATCGTGCGGCCGGAGAAATAGGCCGCGCGGCGCAGCATGTCGAGGAACTGGTCCTCGGCCACCAGGCCGGTGCAGGAGAACGTAGCGAACAGGCCACCCGGCTTGACCACGCCCAGCGCCAGCTTGTTCATGTCCAGGTACTTCTTCAGCGCGGTGATCACCTGGTCGCGGTCGCGGGTCATCTTCGCTGGGTCCAGGATCACCACGTCGTACTGCTCGCCGCGGTTGGCGGCATCGCGCAGCCACGGGAAGATGTCGGACTGGACGAACTTCGGGCGCACGTTGTTCAGGCGCGAATTGCCCTTGGCGATCTGGATGACGTCTTCATCGATGTCGATGCCAACCACTTCCGAGGCACCGCGCGCCGCCGCGTACACGGCGAAACCGCCGGTGTTGCAGCACAGGTCCAGCACGCTTTTGCCTTCCACCTGCTGGCTCAGCCATTCGCGGTTCTCGCGCTGGTCGGCGAAGAAGCCGGTCTTGTGCGCACCGGCCGGGTCGGCGCGGAACTTGATGCCGTACTCGGTGATCACCGACGCTTCGGTGGTGGTGTTGCCATGGAAGTCGAAGCTTTCCTGCTTCTGCACGTGCTCGTCGGCGAAGCTGTGGAAGCGGCAACCCGGGAACTGCTCGCGCAGCGCGTCGTAGATCCACTCGCGGTGGCGGAACATGCCGGCGGCGAAGAACTCGACCACCACCA
This genomic interval from Stenotrophomonas sp. 57 contains the following:
- a CDS encoding class I SAM-dependent rRNA methyltransferase, encoding MNTPLPIVRLKNAWRSSHPWIFQKLVEKPTVRPKPGSIVDVVGIDGEFIGRGFYNGHSRIAVRILETDQNVPVDAGWFSRKIAQAVSLRREVLKLDAVSDAWRVVHSEGDGLSGLVVDRYGDLVVVEFFAAGMFRHREWIYDALREQFPGCRFHSFADEHVQKQESFDFHGNTTTEASVITEYGIKFRADPAGAHKTGFFADQRENREWLSQQVEGKSVLDLCCNTGGFAVYAAARGASEVVGIDIDEDVIQIAKGNSRLNNVRPKFVQSDIFPWLRDAANRGEQYDVVILDPAKMTRDRDQVITALKKYLDMNKLALGVVKPGGLFATFSCTGLVAEDQFLDMLRRAAYFSGRTIQILKVAGAGPDHPFMAHVQESRYLKAVFCRVVD